Sequence from the Burkholderia sp. GAS332 genome:
GGTCGGGCGGCCTGTACGCGCCGCCGGCCCGCTTCAGGAGCTGGTAACCATGCGCGCCCGCGAAGCTTTGCTCGAATGGGCCGTCGAAGGCGCGCCACGGCAGGAGGCCGAAGCTGACTCCGCCGCCCTGCGCTGGTCCGTTGCGCCAGCACGCCGCACGGGCACCGTGGCGCAAGCGGCGAGCTCGGCAAACAGCGCCGCGGTGGCGCAGCTGAGGGGACTGTCCGATACCCAACTCGCACGTTATGCCGTCACCGCGCTGATCGAAGAAGCGCAACTCACGCCGAAACCCGCACTGGTCGACCGACGCGGCAGCGGTGCGCATCGCGACCTCGATCTCGCCATCATGCTGCGCTCGGCGCATGCGCTCGAACCGACCTTCGCGGCGCTCGCACGCGTGGCGCGCCGCCGTGGCGAACCATCTGAGCTTCTACGCACTGAACTTGCGCAAGTCGGCCGCGCCGGCGAGCAGGACATGCTGCATGCCACAGCCGGCAGCAACGCGCATCGCGGTGCAATCTGGATTATCGGCTTGCTGGTGGCGGGTGCTTCGATGCCAGGCAGAGGCACGCGTCTGAACGCGTCGCGCGTCTGCACAATCGCAGCGCAGATTGCCTGCTTCCCGGATCGCTTCGCCGCCCCCGCCGATAGCCACGGTGAACGCGCGCGGCAGCGTTATCAGGTGGGCGGAGCACGCCGTGAGGCACAAGACGGTTTCCCGCACGTGATCGATATCGGTTTGCCGGCCTTGCTCGCCGCGCGAGCCGGTGGAGTCGACGAAAACGCCGCGCGCATCGACGCCCTGCTCTCGATCATGGTGTCGCTCGACGACACCTGCCTGCTGCATCGCGCGGGTTTGCCTGGTTTGCACGCGGCACAACAAGGCGCGCGCCGCGTGCTGCAAGCGGGTGGAAGTTCGACACCGGACGGGCACACCGCCCTGGCCGCACTCGAGCACGACTTGCTGTCGCTCAACGCATCGCCTGGCGGCGCAGCCGATCTGCTCGCCGCCACTCTCTTTCTCGATATGCTGGCGCATCACGACGCTAGCGGGAGCTCAGCCTCATGGAACATCTGACCTTCGACTATCCGGCGCAACGCGCCGTCACGACCCGCGCGCATGTCGGCGTGGTCGGTTCGGGCGATCTGGAAGTCCTGCTGTCGCCTGCTGAAAACAGCACGGCCCTGAGCGCGCATGTGGTTGTGCGGACCAGCGTCGACGGCTACAGCCACATCTGGAAGAGCGTGCTCGATCGCTTCTTCACCCGTTACGACGGCGCCGCGCAAATCGAAATCAACGACTTCGGCGCGACACCCGGCGTCGTAGCGCTGCGGCTCGCGGAAGCCATCGAAGCGGCGGAACAGGGAGACGACGCATGAGTACGATCGCCACTGCACGTTCCGCGCCGATGCTGCGCGACAGCTTCATCGAACTGCCGGCGCGCGAACGCGCCCGCTCGCTGCTCGACGCGGGCGCGTTCCGCGAACTGCTCGGACCGTTCGACAAGATCGAATCGCCGTGGCTGCCGCTGCAAGGCGTCGTCTGCCAGGCGGATGACGGTTGCGTGATCGCGCGCGGCACCATCGACGGCGAGCCGGCCGTCGTCGCCGCAATCGAGTCCGCGTTCCAGGGCGGCAGCATCGGCGAGGTGTCGGGCAGCAAGATCGCCGCCGCGCTCGACATGGCCTTACGCGACTGCGAACGCGGCAAGATCGTCCGTCCTGTCGTGCTGTTCGAAACGGGCGGCGTCAGGCTTCAGGAAGCCAACCTCGGCCTCGCGGTGATCGCCGAGATTCAGGCCGCGATCGTCGCGTTGCGCCGGCATGTGCCGGTGGTCGGCGTGATCGCGGGGATGGTCGGTTGCTTCGGCGGAATGTCGCTGGCGGCGGCCCTGTGCTCGACACTCGTCGTGACGAAGCAAGGGCGGCTCGGCATGAACGGCCCCGAAGTGATCGAACAGGAAGCGGGTATCGAAGAACTCGACTCGAGCGATCGGCGCCGCGTCTGGCAGTTGATTGGCGGCGAACAACGGGCGGCAACCGCGCTCGCCGATCAACTGGTCGACGACGATGGGGACGCCGTGCGCGCCGCCGTGCGTTCAGCATTCAGGCAAGGCGTGCCAGTTGCGCATCGCAGCGAACAGGTCGACATTTTCCTTGACCGCCTCGCGCAGATCGACCCGGCCAGCGTCACGCCGGAAACGATGCGTGACGTGTTCAACCCGCATGTCCAGGACAACACACGCAAGGAGCAGGCATGAGCGATACCACTCTCAGCCGCGGCGCGCGCTGGTTCCATGCGCTGGCCGGTGACCCATCAGGTAAAGCGCCCATATGGAGCGGCGATGCGTCGCTCGGCGGCGAGACCACCCGCTTTATTGCCGTCGTTCCCGATCCCGACAACCGCTTTCCGCGGGCGACCGATAACGTCGTCGGTCTAGAACAAGGCTGGCAACTCGCGCGCGCTGTGCGCGAGGCCATCGCGCAGGACGCAGCAAGCGGTACGCGCCGCCCGATCGTCGCGATCGTCGATGTCAAAAGCCAGGCATACGGCTACCGCGAAGAAATGCTCGGCATTCACCTCGCCTGCGCCGCTGCGGTCGATGCGTATGCCTCGGCGCGCGACGCCGGGCATCCGGTGATTGCGCTAATCGTCGGCCCCGCCATGTCGGGTGCGTTCCTCGCGCACGGCTATCAGGCCAACCGGATCGTCGCGCTCGACGCGCCAGGCACGATGGTCCACGCAATGGGCAAGGAAGCGGCCGCACGCGTCACGCGGCGCACAGTCGAAGAACTCGACGCGCTCGGTGAAACCATTGTGCCGATGTCGTACTCGATGACGTCATTTGCCAAGCTCGGCCTGCTCGATCAGCTGATCGAAGGCGTCGACGCCGATGCGCCGGATGCTGCGCAGATCGAGCGCGTGCGTCAGGTGTTAGTCGAACAGGTTCACAGCGCGCGTGACGGAAAACCCGACCTGTCGCATCGTCTGGAATCGGCTGCGGCTCAGAAGAATCGCGCCGCGTCGATCGAAGTGCGGCGGCGTCTCGCCGAACAATGGGATGCCGTGTAATGCAGGTCTGCGCGGCGCCGCCGTTTGCAGCCGATCATGCGTTGTCGTGCGATGCGCGGTGGCAAGCGCATGATCTGCTGCGCTTGCACCGTTTGCCGCAGTCTGACGGCGAACCCGCGTGGGTTCGCGGGGCATTCGAACGTGCGCCGTATGCGGTCGTGAGACGCGCGCTGGCGGCTGACGGCTTCGTGGCGATCGGCTTGCGCGGTGTGGAGCGCTCGCAGCGTTACGGCACGTGGGTGCATCTGGACGATATTGAAACGGCGGTGCCGCCGGAAGCGTTAGCGCGACTCAACCCGCTCGCGGGGCGCAATGCGTTACCTGCTTTCGCGGCCCTTGCCGCATTACAACGCGACGCGGTCGGCGGCGACACGGCCGGCGTGTTGGCTGGATTCGTCTGGGGACCAACTGGCAGCACAGGCTTCGAACTGGCCACTCAGGCACCCACCGTCACGCTCTCGAGCGATCTCGATCTGCTGATCCGCGCGCCGGAAAAACTCTCCCACGACACGGCCATTCAGTTGCTGAACCAGCTGCAAACCATCGCGCAACGCGCCGGCATTCGCGTCGACGCGCAACTTGAAACGCCCGCAGGCGGCGTTGCGCTGGCCGAATGGGCAGCGGGCAAAGCACGCGCAATGGCACGCCATGCTCGCGGCCCACAGTTGGTGACCGATCCGTGGGCGCCCGCTCACGTCGATGCCTGATGCTCGCCCTTCTGTTTCCCGGCCAGGGTGCGCAATCCGACGGATTTCTGCATCGCCTGCCGCAGCACCACGCTGTAACCGACACACTCGACGAAGCGTCTCAGGTGCTCGGCACCAACGTACTCACACTCGACACGCCAGACGCTTTGCGCTCGACCATCGCCGTTCAGATCGGGTTGACCGTCGCGGGGGTGGCAATCACGCGCGCACTGGCGAATGAACAGTTCACGCCGGAGATCAGCGCGGGTTTGTCAGTGGGTGCGTACGCAGCGGCGGTCAGTTGCGGCGCGATACGCTTTGACGACGCGTTACGGATGGTGCGAAAACGCGCCGAATTGATGGAGACAGCGTACCCGTCCGGCTACGGTCTCGCTGCTGTGTCGGGTTTGACCGAACACCAACTGGAAACACTCGCCGCACAGCACGCGGATGCGAGCGGTCAACGTGTCTATGTCGGCAATGTGAACGCGCCGCGCCAGATCGTCATGGCGGGGGCGAATGGTGCGCTGGACACGTTCATCGAACGGGCGCTGGCGGCAGGCGCACGCAAAGCCGTCCGTCTTGCGGTAAGCGTGCCATCACATTGCGAACTGCTCGCGCATGCCACGGACGAGCTGGTTGCCTACGCACAGCACGTACCTTTCCACACGCCGCACAGCACCTACATCGGCAATCGCGGGGGCCGCCCCCTGTACACAGCAGAGGCTATTCGCGACGATCTCTCAACCAATATGCGCTACACCGTACGCTGGTTCGACGCGCTCACGGTCATGCAGGAAATGGGCGCCCGCGTGCTAATCGAAGCGCCTCCGGGTCAGGTATTGACGGACATTACACGCGAGAACTTTCCGGATACCACCGCCCTTGCCGCGAGTACTTTTACGTTCGAAAGGCTGGTGGCGACGGCCCAACGGCGCCTCGAGGCAAATTGAGCACAGGCACGCCGCCATTCGGCCGACGCACGCTTCATGGCTCACTCGACAAAGATTTCCTGCAGCGTAGACAACGCATTCGATAGCGCCGTATCAGACACCGAGCCGGCGCGTTTCACAAGCCGCGTCTTATCTACCGTGCGAATCTGGTCGAGAAGGATCAAACCCTTCTTGCGCAGGAACGTGAGCGGGACACGAAAAGGCGCCGCGCGACCGGCAGTGGTCATGGGCGCGACAATCACGGTCCGCAGGTGATCGTGCAACTCTGCCGGCGAAACCACGACACAAGGACGCGTTTTCTGAATCTCGCTGCCGACGGTCGGATCCAACGCAACGAGCCAGACGTCGCCGCGCGCTACCACTCGAGCCCCGCGTCATCGGCGTTGGGAAATTCGCCCATCACCAGCGTGTCGTCTTTCGATGCCGCCAACGAACGGCTTGCGTCGGCCCATCCCGCACGCGCTTTCTTTTGCGGACGCCGTATCACCAACGCGTTTCCTTCCACTTGCATATCCACTTCGTCCTCCAGCCCAAGTTGGGTCAAGATCGGTTTCGGAATCAGTACACCATGGGAATTACCCATTCTGCGGATGGTCGTTTTCATGGCTGAACCTGAAGTGAAATCCTAAACGGTCGGGGCAGTAAAGTAAACACAATGTTATTACAGTGTAGCACGGCAAATGGCATAAGACGAATGACGTGTTTTGCGTGCTTTCGATCGCTCGCTTCACCGCCTCTCGATCAACTGCCGCCCCATCGCCTTCGCGTAGTGATCACATGCGCTGCGCGCGACATGTGACGCCGCCAGCACACCAACGTCAGCGTCGTCGCGGTAATACATGGCAACGTCGATCGGCGGCGGCAGTGGACGCACCTGCAATTGCCCCAGTTCGCCACTGCTCAGGAAAGGCTCGACGAACAAGGCCGGCACGGCCGCAATCCCATAGCCATCGCGCAACAGTTTCACAATCACCGCCACCGACGGCATGCAGGTCACCTGGGTATCCGCAAGCGGCACACCGGCGCGCTTCGCGAGCGTCGCCACGATCGCTTCCACGGCGACTTGCGGCGCGGTGCCACGGCCGAACGTCAGCACGGGTTTCTGCAATACCGTCTGCACATGTTTCGCGCGGTTCGACGGAATCAGATCGTGGCGCGCTATCCAGCGCACCGGATAGCTCGCCAGCAAGGTCGAAACGATCGACGCTTCCTGCTCACCGGTTTCCTCCACCTGAATGACGAGATCCAATTCGCCAGCGCGCAACCGCGGCCCCAGTACGGCGCTCGAGTCAACGGTCAGGTCTACGACGATGCGGTTGTACTCGACGTTCAGCATCCGGATGTAGTCCGGCAACCAGCTATGCACCACCGTTTCGATGACGCCGAGCCGCAGCCGCTTCGTCACCTGGGTTTCGTCCTGTGCGGCCAGTTGCAGCGAGCGCGTGGCCTGCACCACCGAGCGCGCATGCGCAAGCAGCCGTTCGCCATGCGTCGTGAGTTGGAACTCGGCAGCGTCGCGCTCGATCAACTCGACGCCCAACTCGGCTTCAAGCGTTTTGATGCGTAGCGAAATCGCGGCGGGCGTTGCGTGCATTGCAACGGCGGTCGCGCGAAAACTGCCTAGACGGGCGAGCGTCAGAAACGTTTCGACAAAGCGGGTATTCATTGCATTAGCTCTCTCAACAGCGGCCCGAAGTACTCGATCATCGCCGCAAAACCAGTGGCAACGCTGTTAAGTTTAATTTAACGAAACACAAGAATAACTCGCTGGATGGATATTTTTGGCGTTACTAATCTGGATTCCGTCAGTCACCCAGACCTAGCTGGAGTCGAGCCGTTCATGTCCTACACGCCTTCCGAGTTTCGTCAGCAGATTCGCAGCCGCCGCCTGTCCGGGCCGACTGCGGGCTACTGTGGCGACTATGCGCAAGCCAACCTCGCCATCCTGCCCAAGCAATACGCCGACGACTTCCTGCGCTTTTGCACGCTCAATCCGAAGGCTTGCCCATTGCTCGGCATCGGCGAACCGGGCGAATGGCGCGTGCCGTCGCTCGGCGCCGATCTCGACATACGCAACGACGTCCCCGCGTTTTACGTGTACCGCCACGGCGAGCGTACCGAGGAAGTGCATAGCCTCGACGAGCTATGGCGCGACGATCTCGTGGTGTTCGCGATCGGCTGCTCGTTTTCGTTCGAGGAAATGTTGCGGCGCGAAGGCATTCCGCTGCGTCATATCGAACAGCAGGTCAACGTGCCGATGTATCGAACACGCGAACGCAACGTGGCCGCAGGCGTATTCGGCGGCAACCGCGTGGTCTCGATGCGGCCGATGAAAGCCGCCGACGCGATCCGAGCCATTCAGATCACCAGCCGTTTTCCCGCGGTACATGGCGCACCGGTTCATATCGGCGACCCATCGCTGATCGGTATCCGTGACATCACGCGGCCCGATTTCGGCGACGCGGTCGAAGTGCGCAGCGACGAATTACCCGTTTTCTGGGCCTGTGGCGTCACGCCGCAAGCCGCAATAGAAAGCGCGCGCTTGCCGTTTGCGATCGCGCACAAACCGGGACACATGCTCGTCACCGACATTCCCAACACCACGCTGGCGGTCTTTTAGCCGCAGCCTCATTTGTCCCAACCACGAGCCGCGCGGTAAGACGCGGCCACTGACTACGACCGGAGCCCAAGCATGAAAACCGAAGCGCAGTTGACCGCAGACGCCGAGTGCTACGACGCTCCCGGCACAGGGAAAGGACCGTTCGCGTGGTATCGGCAGATTTCCACCGGCGAAAAGCGTGCGTTCTGGAGCTGCAAGATCGGCTACGTGCTCGACGCCATGGACACGCAATTCCTGAGCTTCGTGATTCCGACACTCATTGCGACATGGGGCATCACGCGCGGCGATGCGGGTCTCATCGGAACGGTCACGCTGCTGAGTTCGGCAGTCGGCGGCTGGGCGGCCGGTGTGCTGTCCGATCGCATCGGCCGGGTGAAAACCTTGCAAATCACGATTCTCTGGTTCGCGGTGTTCACGCTCGCTTGCGCACTGGCGCAGAACTTCTCGCAGCTGCTGTGGGCGCGCGGATTGATGGGGCTCGGCTTCGGCGGCGAGTGGACGGCAGGTGCGGTGCTGATCGGCGAGGTGATCCGGCCGCGTGACCGTGGCAAAGCGGTCGGCCTGGTGCAGGCAGGCTGGGCGATCGGCTGGGGCGTGTCGACGCTGCTATTCATGGCCGTGTTTTCATGGATACCGGCGGATTACGCATGGCGCGTGCTGTTCGCGATCGGCATTGCGCCGGCGCCGTTCGTGATCTGGATCCGCCGCTTCGTCGAAGAACCGGAGGTGCATCGGCAGCAGAAAAAAGCGCAAGCCGCGGCACAAACGCGCCCTTCGCTGCTCGACATCTTCCGCGGCGATATCGTCTGGACGACGCTGCGCGCATCCGTTCTCGCGACCGGTGTGCAAGGCGGCTACTACGCGGTGACCACGTGGCTGCCGACGTATCTGAAAACCGAGCGGCACCTAAGCGTGATCGGCACCGGCAGCTATCTGGGCGTGGTGATTGTCGGTTCGTACTGCGGCTATCTGACGGGCGCTTACGTCAGCGACAAAATCGGCCGCAAGCGTGCGTTCATCGCGTTCGCGCTAGCCTCGTGTGCGATCGCGTTGATCTATACGCAACTGCCGCTCGATAACCTCACCATGCTCGTGCTCGGCTTCCCACTCGGTTTCTGCGCGTCCGG
This genomic interval carries:
- a CDS encoding transcriptional regulator, LysR family translates to MNTRFVETFLTLARLGSFRATAVAMHATPAAISLRIKTLEAELGVELIERDAAEFQLTTHGERLLAHARSVVQATRSLQLAAQDETQVTKRLRLGVIETVVHSWLPDYIRMLNVEYNRIVVDLTVDSSAVLGPRLRAGELDLVIQVEETGEQEASIVSTLLASYPVRWIARHDLIPSNRAKHVQTVLQKPVLTFGRGTAPQVAVEAIVATLAKRAGVPLADTQVTCMPSVAVIVKLLRDGYGIAAVPALFVEPFLSSGELGQLQVRPLPPPIDVAMYYRDDADVGVLAASHVARSACDHYAKAMGRQLIERR
- a CDS encoding antitoxin MazE; the encoded protein is MKTTIRRMGNSHGVLIPKPILTQLGLEDEVDMQVEGNALVIRRPQKKARAGWADASRSLAASKDDTLVMGEFPNADDAGLEW
- a CDS encoding malonate decarboxylase epsilon subunit, with the protein product MLALLFPGQGAQSDGFLHRLPQHHAVTDTLDEASQVLGTNVLTLDTPDALRSTIAVQIGLTVAGVAITRALANEQFTPEISAGLSVGAYAAAVSCGAIRFDDALRMVRKRAELMETAYPSGYGLAAVSGLTEHQLETLAAQHADASGQRVYVGNVNAPRQIVMAGANGALDTFIERALAAGARKAVRLAVSVPSHCELLAHATDELVAYAQHVPFHTPHSTYIGNRGGRPLYTAEAIRDDLSTNMRYTVRWFDALTVMQEMGARVLIEAPPGQVLTDITRENFPDTTALAASTFTFERLVATAQRRLEAN
- a CDS encoding mRNA interferase MazF, encoding MVARGDVWLVALDPTVGSEIQKTRPCVVVSPAELHDHLRTVIVAPMTTAGRAAPFRVPLTFLRKKGLILLDQIRTVDKTRLVKRAGSVSDTALSNALSTLQEIFVE
- a CDS encoding Predicted arabinose efflux permease, MFS family, translating into MKTEAQLTADAECYDAPGTGKGPFAWYRQISTGEKRAFWSCKIGYVLDAMDTQFLSFVIPTLIATWGITRGDAGLIGTVTLLSSAVGGWAAGVLSDRIGRVKTLQITILWFAVFTLACALAQNFSQLLWARGLMGLGFGGEWTAGAVLIGEVIRPRDRGKAVGLVQAGWAIGWGVSTLLFMAVFSWIPADYAWRVLFAIGIAPAPFVIWIRRFVEEPEVHRQQKKAQAAAQTRPSLLDIFRGDIVWTTLRASVLATGVQGGYYAVTTWLPTYLKTERHLSVIGTGSYLGVVIVGSYCGYLTGAYVSDKIGRKRAFIAFALASCAIALIYTQLPLDNLTMLVLGFPLGFCASGIFSGMGAFLTELFPTRIRGSGQGFCYNFGRAVGATFPLLIGHVSQTMTLGHAIGVFAAAAYGIVILAALTLPETRGRELNAA
- a CDS encoding phosphoribosyl-dephospho-CoA transferase; translation: MQVCAAPPFAADHALSCDARWQAHDLLRLHRLPQSDGEPAWVRGAFERAPYAVVRRALAADGFVAIGLRGVERSQRYGTWVHLDDIETAVPPEALARLNPLAGRNALPAFAALAALQRDAVGGDTAGVLAGFVWGPTGSTGFELATQAPTVTLSSDLDLLIRAPEKLSHDTAIQLLNQLQTIAQRAGIRVDAQLETPAGGVALAEWAAGKARAMARHARGPQLVTDPWAPAHVDA
- a CDS encoding malonate decarboxylase beta subunit, translated to MSTIATARSAPMLRDSFIELPARERARSLLDAGAFRELLGPFDKIESPWLPLQGVVCQADDGCVIARGTIDGEPAVVAAIESAFQGGSIGEVSGSKIAAALDMALRDCERGKIVRPVVLFETGGVRLQEANLGLAVIAEIQAAIVALRRHVPVVGVIAGMVGCFGGMSLAAALCSTLVVTKQGRLGMNGPEVIEQEAGIEELDSSDRRRVWQLIGGEQRAATALADQLVDDDGDAVRAAVRSAFRQGVPVAHRSEQVDIFLDRLAQIDPASVTPETMRDVFNPHVQDNTRKEQA
- a CDS encoding malonate decarboxylase gamma subunit, with protein sequence MSDTTLSRGARWFHALAGDPSGKAPIWSGDASLGGETTRFIAVVPDPDNRFPRATDNVVGLEQGWQLARAVREAIAQDAASGTRRPIVAIVDVKSQAYGYREEMLGIHLACAAAVDAYASARDAGHPVIALIVGPAMSGAFLAHGYQANRIVALDAPGTMVHAMGKEAAARVTRRTVEELDALGETIVPMSYSMTSFAKLGLLDQLIEGVDADAPDAAQIERVRQVLVEQVHSARDGKPDLSHRLESAAAQKNRAASIEVRRRLAEQWDAV
- a CDS encoding triphosphoribosyl-dephospho-CoA synthase; protein product: MRAREALLEWAVEGAPRQEAEADSAALRWSVAPARRTGTVAQAASSANSAAVAQLRGLSDTQLARYAVTALIEEAQLTPKPALVDRRGSGAHRDLDLAIMLRSAHALEPTFAALARVARRRGEPSELLRTELAQVGRAGEQDMLHATAGSNAHRGAIWIIGLLVAGASMPGRGTRLNASRVCTIAAQIACFPDRFAAPADSHGERARQRYQVGGARREAQDGFPHVIDIGLPALLAARAGGVDENAARIDALLSIMVSLDDTCLLHRAGLPGLHAAQQGARRVLQAGGSSTPDGHTALAALEHDLLSLNASPGGAADLLAATLFLDMLAHHDASGSSASWNI
- a CDS encoding malonate decarboxylase delta subunit, encoding MEHLTFDYPAQRAVTTRAHVGVVGSGDLEVLLSPAENSTALSAHVVVRTSVDGYSHIWKSVLDRFFTRYDGAAQIEINDFGATPGVVALRLAEAIEAAEQGDDA